In the genome of Rhodamnia argentea isolate NSW1041297 chromosome 3, ASM2092103v1, whole genome shotgun sequence, one region contains:
- the LOC115748032 gene encoding alcohol dehydrogenase-like 4: MSGMENSTAGKVITCKAAVAWGPGEPLVMEEILVDPPQKMEVRIKVLFTSICHTDLSAWKGENESQRAYPRIFGHEASGIVESVGEGVRDMKEGDHVIPIFNGECGECLYCKREGTNMCRDYGVNPMKKVMVSDGESRFRTKETRQPIFHFLNTSTFTEFTVVESSCVVKVDPTFPLQKMTLLSCGVSTGVGAAWNTADVKAGSSVAVFGLGAVGLAVAAGARARGASKIIGVDINPAKFAKARALGITECVNPDELETAAHEEITRLTGGGVDYSFECAGSLTALREAFLSTQLGWGLTVLLGVHPGPNMLPLHPMELFAGKQITGSVFGGFKGKTQIPRFAEECMHGAVNLDEFITHELPFEKINEAFQLLKEGKSLRCLMHL; the protein is encoded by the exons ATGTCGGGGATGGAGAACAGCACAGCTGGGAAGGTCATCACCTGCAAAG CCGCCGTGGCATGGGGGCCGGGAGAACCGCTGGTGATGGAGGAAATCCTGGTGGATCCGCCTCAGAAGATGGAGGTCCGGATTAAGGTCCTCTTCACTTCGATTTGCCACACGGATCTCAGCGCTTGGAAAGGCGAG AATGAATCCCAGAGAGCGTATCCACGGATCTTCGGCCACGAAGCGTCCGG GATCGTGGAGAGCGTGGGGGAGGGAGTGAGGGACATGAAGGAAGGAGACCACGTGATCCCCATCTTCAACGGGGAGTGCGGCGAGTGCTTGTACTGCAAGCGCGAGGGGACCAACATGTGCAGAGACTACGGGGTGAACCCGATGAAGAAGGTGATGGTCAGCGACGGCGAGTCCAGGTTCCGGACCAAAGAGACGAGGCAGCCCATCTTCCACTTCCTCAACACCTCCACCTTCACCGAGTTCACGGTGGTCGAGTCCTCCTGCGTTGTCAAAGTCGACCCAACTTTCCCCCTCCAGAAGATGACCTTGCTCAGCTGTGGCGTCTCCaccg GTGTCGGAGCCGCATGGAACACCGCCGACGTGAAGGCCGGGTCGAGCGTCGCCGTCTTCGGCTTGGGCGCCGTGGGTCTCGCG GTTGCAGCCGGAGCACGTGCCAGAGGAGCATCGAAGATAATAGGCGTTGACATCAACCCCGCTAAATTCGCCAAAG CCCGAGCGCTGGGGATCACCGAGTGCGTCAACCCCGACGAGCTTGAGACGGCGGCGCATGAG GAGATCACGAGGTTGACCGGAGGCGGCGTTGACTACAGCTTCGAGTGCGCCGGCAGCTTGACCGCCCTGCGCGAGGCCTTCCTCTCCACCCAATTG GGTTGGGGGCTGACCGTGTTGTTGGGAGTCCATCCGGGCCCGAACATGCTGCCGCTGCATCCGATGGAGCTGTTCGCCGGAAAACAGATCACCGGCTCGGTCTTCGGCGGCTTCAAAGGGAAGACCCAAATCCCTCGTTTCGCCGAAGAATGCATGCACGGG gcgGTGAACTTGGACGAGTTCATAACGCATGAACTCCCGTTCGAGAAGATCAACGAAGCGTTCCAGCTGCTCAAGGAAGGGAAGTCGTTGAGATGCCTCATGCACCTCTGA